The genome window CTGCTCGTGGAAGATGACCACGCCGTGGGTCTCCCGGAGCGCCTCCCGCAGGTCCTCGTGCGGGTAGCTCGGGGCGCGGAACCCGTGCCGCGCCTCCAGGTAGGGCGTGACCATGTCGGAGTTGACCGGCCCCGGGCGGAAGAGCGAGATGTCCACGATCAGGTCGTGCATGGTGCGGGGCTCCAGCTTGCCGACGAGCTCCCGCTGCCCGGGCGACTCGATCTGGAAGCAGCCGAGCGTCCGGCCGGCGCAGATCAGATCGAAGGTCTCCGGGTCGTCCCGGGGGACGGCGTCCAGGTCGATCCTCCGGCCGTCGACCCGCTCGACCTCCCGGACCGCGTACGCGAGCGCGGACTGCATCCGCACGCCGAGCACGTCGAGCTTGAGCAGCCCCGCGTCCTCCACGTCGTCCTTGTCGAACTGGGACATGGGGAAGCCCAGCATGCTGGGCTCCACCGGCGTGCGGTCGCGGAGCCCCGAGTTGCCGATCAGCACCCCGCACGGGTGCATCGCGATGTGCCGGGGCAGCCCGTCGAGCCGTTCGGCGATCCGGAACACGGTCTGCAGCGCCCGGTCGTTCAGCCCGCTGCCGCGCAGCTCGGGCAGGTCGGAGAGCGCGGCGCGGATCTGCCCGGCGCGGATGTGCGGGAAGGCCTTGACGATGACGTCGATCTCGTGCGGCGGCAGCCCCATGGCCGCCCCGACGTCCCGGATCGCGCTGCGGGCCCGGTAGGTCTCCACCATCGAGACGCAGGCCATCCGGGCCTCGCCGTACCGGTCGAGGATGGCGCGGTAGCAGTCGAGGCGCCGGGCCGACTCCACGTCGATGTCGATGTCGGGCAGGCCCTTGCGGCCCTCCGAGAGGAACCGCTCCATGAGCAGGCCGTGGTCGAGCGGGTTCACCTCGCCGATGCCGATCAGGTAGTTGACCAGGCAGCCCGCGCCCGAGCCGCGGATGGCGCACCGGATGCCCATCGAGCGGATCATGTCGGTGATCCCGGCGACCGCGAGGAAGTACCCGGAGAGCCCTTTCCGCTCGATGATCGACAGCTCGGCGGCGAGCCGCCGCCGCGCCTCGGCCGAGCGGGCCAGGCCCCGCGCGGCCAGCCCCTCCTCGCACCGGTGCCGCAGCCGCCGGACCGGGTCCCCATCGACCTCGGGCAGGTGGAGCCGGGGCCGCACCGGGTCGAGGAGGGGGACGATCTCGACGGGGTCGAGCACGCACCGCTCCGCGACCCTCCGGGTCTCGGCGAGCAGCCGCCCGGCGCGGTCGCGGTCGCCGCCGCAGATCCGGAGGGCCACCCAGGCCATCTCGGTGCTGTCCTTCAGGTAGGCGTGCGCGGTCGGGTGGTCGATGTGCCGCGGGTGGAGGGGCACGCGCTTGCGCGCCGCGTCGAGCACGTTCCCGACCTGGTGGTCGGCCGCGTCCAGGTACCGGACCGTGTTGCTGAGCACCGCGGGGACGCCCGTCGCGTCGGCCAGCCCGATCATGCGGGCCGCCGTGTTCGCGTCGCGGTGGCCGTAGAGGTCGGCCACCTCGACCACCACGTCCGGCACCGCGGACCGCCATGCGTGGAGCAGCGCGGCGGCCTGCCGATCCCGCCGCTCGGCCACCGCCCGGCCGACGTCGGACGCCGGGCCGAGCAGCACCGTCAGCAGGGGCTCGCCCCCCGGCCCGGCCGCGTGCTCGGCCACCGTCTCCCGGGTGACGTACGGCTCGCCGCGCCGCCGGTGGGCGGCGGTGACCAGCCGGCACAGCGCGGCCCAGCCGCCGGAGCGGGCGAGCACGACGATCCGCTCCCCGTCCGCGCCGCTCCCCCGGCCCCGCTCCGGCCGCGCCGGGCCGAGCGCGAGATCGACGCCCGCGATCGGGGCGATCCCCCGGGCATGGCACGCCCGGACGTGCTTGATCACGCCGTAGAGGCCGTCGCGGTCGGTCAGCGCGAGCATGTCCATGCCGTGCTCGGCCGCGCGGCGGGCGAGCGCGTCGGGGAACGCCGTGCCGTACCGGAACGAGTAGGCGGACGCGGTGTGGAGATGGGTGAAGGGATTCATCGGTGACCTCTCCCCTGCCCCCGATCCGGAGCGGTCGCCATGGCCCGGAGGGCCGCCATCAGTCCCATGCCCTCAGCAGCAGCCATCCACCGCTCGCCGTGTCGAACCTCAGCTCGTAGATCCCGATGTCCCTGCCGGTGACCGCCTCCACCCGCCAGAACCGCCGCTCGCCGGGATCGGCGTCCGTGGTCCGCCACCACTCCCGGGCGGTCACCCAGTGGTCCTGCACCGCCCGGACGAGGTAGAGCCGGTCGCGCCAGACGAACCGGGCCGGGCGCCCCTCCCGGAGCCACACCTCGATCGGGTCGCCGTAGAGTCTGCTCATGTTCCCTGCTCCCTGATGGCATCGATCGCCACCCGGGGGAAGGCGGGCGGACGCGGCAACGATTCGAACGGATTCGAACATACGTTCCAGTCAAGATCGAACGCAAGTCGGCGCGCCGCTCCCCGGCGGCCGCCTCCTCGCGCAGGCGGTGGCCGGCGAGGAGCACCGGGCGCGGGATCCGCGCCGGTCTTCACCTTCGACGCCGCCGAGAGGGGGCCGTCGGACGCGCGGCGGTCTCGTAGCGGCTCAGCGGGACCCACCACGGCGGCGTCCGGTCACCACGGGAACAATGGGGAGAACCTCGCGGTTGTGGCCGACGGGAAAACGGCCCGTGGACAGGAGAACAAATGCACGCGATCGTGGTCTCGACGTACGGTGATTCCTCGGTCCTCGACTACACCGAGCGTCCCGACCCGCAGCCCGGCCCCGGCGAGGTGGTCGTCGACGTGGCGGCGAGCGGCGTCAACTTCATCGACGTCTACCACCGGGAGGGCCGCTACCCGCTCCCGCTCCCCCTCATCCCGGGATCGGAGGGCGCCGGCACGGTGACCGCGGTGGGCCCG of Thermobispora bispora DSM 43833 contains these proteins:
- a CDS encoding DNA polymerase III subunit alpha; protein product: MNPFTHLHTASAYSFRYGTAFPDALARRAAEHGMDMLALTDRDGLYGVIKHVRACHARGIAPIAGVDLALGPARPERGRGSGADGERIVVLARSGGWAALCRLVTAAHRRRGEPYVTRETVAEHAAGPGGEPLLTVLLGPASDVGRAVAERRDRQAAALLHAWRSAVPDVVVEVADLYGHRDANTAARMIGLADATGVPAVLSNTVRYLDAADHQVGNVLDAARKRVPLHPRHIDHPTAHAYLKDSTEMAWVALRICGGDRDRAGRLLAETRRVAERCVLDPVEIVPLLDPVRPRLHLPEVDGDPVRRLRHRCEEGLAARGLARSAEARRRLAAELSIIERKGLSGYFLAVAGITDMIRSMGIRCAIRGSGAGCLVNYLIGIGEVNPLDHGLLMERFLSEGRKGLPDIDIDVESARRLDCYRAILDRYGEARMACVSMVETYRARSAIRDVGAAMGLPPHEIDVIVKAFPHIRAGQIRAALSDLPELRGSGLNDRALQTVFRIAERLDGLPRHIAMHPCGVLIGNSGLRDRTPVEPSMLGFPMSQFDKDDVEDAGLLKLDVLGVRMQSALAYAVREVERVDGRRIDLDAVPRDDPETFDLICAGRTLGCFQIESPGQRELVGKLEPRTMHDLIVDISLFRPGPVNSDMVTPYLEARHGFRAPSYPHEDLREALRETHGVVIFHEQVLRVIDIMTGCGLSEAERARRALDTPEGREEVRAWFVPLARKKGYGEETIERVWRTIDAFGAFGFCKAHAAAFALPTYQSAWLKRHHPAAFFAGVLTHEPGMYPNRAIIDEARQCGVQVLPLDVNRSGKTWLVERTGPPAEGRDGIAAIGRGYGVRVPFSAVKGVSEAEVDRMVAGRPYTSLADFWERARPSRPVAERIVAVGGFDSIYGLRPGEPRWRPGRLTRRDLIAQVGALERASAGATGQLPMGFTERITPGELPEMTEAEAVEAELEILGMDVSRHVIGFHRDLLEAIGVTWAKDLLSRRNGAEVVVAGAKVATQTPAVRSGQRIIFTTLDDSTGPIDLTFFESVQAHTAATVFGSWLLVAKGVIRRTGRRAVSLRALNCWNLLDLDRLWRTQGIEAVRAVLNETPASGEGVRGRPIEYANGFRLSPYSDIGPPPGVRQGPFLAGPSRRLWHASSGSSGPPPGW
- a CDS encoding DUF6504 family protein — translated: MSRLYGDPIEVWLREGRPARFVWRDRLYLVRAVQDHWVTAREWWRTTDADPGERRFWRVEAVTGRDIGIYELRFDTASGGWLLLRAWD